One Agelaius phoeniceus isolate bAgePho1 chromosome 8, bAgePho1.hap1, whole genome shotgun sequence genomic region harbors:
- the LMO4 gene encoding LIM domain transcription factor LMO4 — MVNPGGSAQPPPVTAGSLSWKRCAGCGGKIADRFLLYAMDSYWHSRCLKCSCCQAQLGDIGTSCYTKSGMILCRNDYIRLFGNSGACSACGQSIPASELVMRAQGNVYHLKCFTCSTCRNRLVPGDRFHYINGSLFCEHDRPTALINGHLNSLQSNPLLPDQKVC, encoded by the exons ATGGTGAACCCCGGCGGCAGCGCGCAGCCGCCCCCGGTCACGgcgggctccctctcctggaaGAGGTGCGCCGGCTGCGGGGGGAAGATCGCCGACCGCTTCCTGCTCTACGCCATGGACAGCTACTGGCACAGCCGCTGCCTCaagtgctcctgctgccaggcccAGCTGGGGGACATCGGCACCTCCTGCTACACCAAGAGCGGGATGATTCTCTGCAGAAACGACTACATCAG GTTATTTGGAAATAGTGGTGCTTGCAGTGCCTGTGGACAGTCCATTCCTGCTAGTGAGCTGGTCATGAGGGCACAGGGCAATGTCTATCATCTTAag tGTTTTACATGCTCTACCTGCCGGAATCGCCTGGTCCCCGGAGATCGGTTTCACTACATCAATGGCAGTTTATTTTGTGAACATGATAGACCTACAGCTCTCATCAATGGCCATTTGAATTCACTTCAGAGTAATCCACTACTGCCAGACCAGAAG GTCTGCTAA